A region of Cryptococcus decagattii chromosome 3, complete sequence DNA encodes the following proteins:
- a CDS encoding UDP-N-acetylglucosamine transferase subunit ALG13 — protein MSHPFTLLITVGSTLFPSLTSHILLPAFLSLLQSLGVQRLVVQYGRAELELETNVKRTLSVNSQGVGRGVWSDSDGDHGGDGAQDKKETGMVVEVMRFTNDFEGLVKNSDAVISHAGSGSILTVLRQSPPIPLLIVPNRSLMDDHQSELADELYKDGYVMIASVGDLDDKVQPFLKLWPSQAKLFPQMRKEVFRGIIDDLMGYD, from the exons ATGTCCCACCCCTTTACTCTCCTCATTACCGTCGGATccaccctcttcccttccctcaCATCCCATATCCTCTTACCggcttttctttccctcctccagtCCCTCGGAGTTCAACGGCTTGTCGTCCAATATGGACGGGCAGAGCTCGAGCTGGAAACTAATGTCAAACGAACGCTGAGCGTAAATTCGCAAGGAGTTGGGAGAGGAGTATGGAGTGATAGTGATGGTGATCATGGTGGTGACGGTGCTcaggacaagaaggaaacaGGGATGGTAGTGGAAGTGATGAGGTTCACGAATGACTTTGAAGGATTGGTGAAGAATTCTGACGCAGTGATTAGTCATGCAG GTTCTGGATCTATCCTTACCGTGCTTCGTCAATCACCTCCGATACCTCTACTCATCGTACCCAACCGAAGCCTCATGGATGATCACCAGTCGGAGCTCGCTGATGAGCTTTACAAAGACGGTTACGTCATGATTGCTTCGGTAGG GGATCTCGACGACAAAGTACAGCCATTCTTGAAGTTATGGCCCAGTCAAGCAAAATTGTTTCCGCAGATGCGGAAGGAGGTTTTCAGAGGCATCATTGATGATCTTATGGGCTATGATTAG
- a CDS encoding haloacid dehalogenase, type II, whose translation MASLETCKALIFDCYGTLIDWEVGMYQNLEALWSQKTCPDPDRLFKTLGALETKIQGKDEEMIYPEVLELVYTELTGHFRLWHDPEAGKTFGDSVGSWPAFPDSAAALGKLKELGLKLFVLSNVDNESFAVTRKKLETKTKFDGVYTAEDIGSYKPDLRNFRYALDRLEQDFDISPEQVIVVANSKFHDISPAHRMGLKAAWINRPDAIMGVQGFEDIKPDWTFESMKQFADELESAREGF comes from the exons ATGGCTTCACTCGAAACCTGCAA AGCTCTAATCTTCGATTGCTACGGC ACCCTCATC GACTGGGAAGTAGGCATGTACCAAAACCTTGAAGCTCTTTGGTCTCAGAAGACTTGTCCAGATCCTGATAGATTGTTCAAAACCCTAGGCGCTCTGGAGACGAAGATACaagggaaggatgaggagatgatTTATCCTGAAGT GTTGGAGCTTGTGTATACAGAACTCACTGGACATTTTCGTTTATGGCATGATCCTG AAGCTGGCAAAACATTCGGTGACTCTGTAGGCTCTTGGCCGGCATTTCCCGATTCTGCGGCTGCTCTTGGTAAACTCAAAGAGTTGGGATTAAAGTTGTTCGTCCTAAGCAATGTGGATAATGAGAGTTTTGCCGT AACCAGAAAAAAGCTCGAGACGAAAACAAAGTTTGATGGAGTCTACACTGCTGAAGATA TCGGTTCGTACAAGCCTGACCTTCGAAATTTCCGCTATGCCCTCGACCGTCTCGAACAAGACTTTGACATCTCCCCGGAGCAAGTGATTGTGGTCGCAAATTCAAAATTCCACGATATCAGTCC AGCACACAGAATGGGCCTCAAAGCAGCATGGATCAACCGCCCAGACGCGATCATGGGCGTTCAAGGATTTGAGGATATCAAGCCCGACTGGACGTTTGAAAGTATGAAACAGTTTGCCGATGAGCTTGAAAGTGCGAGGGAAGGGTTTTAA
- a CDS encoding 60S ribosome subunit biogenesis protein nip7: MRPLTEEETKAVFEKLANYIGKNLVHLIDRDEDDEYCFRLHKDRVYYLPLPMLHLATSVARPNLVSLGTCFGKFSKTGKFKLGITCLDYLAKYAKYKVWIKPSGELPFLYGNHVAKAHLGRITEDTPEHQGVVVYNMSDVPLGFGVTARSTLDTRKLEPTGIIVFHQADVGEFLRDEDTMF, translated from the exons ATGAGGCCCTTaacagaggaagagacaaAGGCTGTATTCGAAAAGCTCGCAAACTACATCGGAAAGAACCTCGTTCACCTCATTGACAGGGATGAGGACGACGAGTACTGCTTCCGTCTTCACAAAGATAG GGTGTACtatcttccccttcccaTGCTCCATCTGGCTACTTCTGTTGCCCGACCTAACCTCGTTTCTCTCGGTACATGTTTCGGTAAATTCTCGAAGACTGGCAAATTCAAGCTCGGCATAACATGTCTTGACTATCTCGCTAAGTACGCAAAATACAAG GTCTGGATCAAGCCTTCTGGAGAACTCCCATTCCTTTACGGTAATCACGTCGCCAAAGCGCATTTGGGAAGGATAACAGAAGATACACCTGAGCATCAGGGTGTGGTGGTGTACAATATGTCGGATGTGCCTTTA GGATTCGGAGTAACAGCCCGTTCAACACTTGATACTCGTAAACTCGAACCGACAGGTATCATCGTGTTCCACCAAGCGGATGTTGGAGAATTCTTGCGTGATGAAGATACCATGTTCTAA